One segment of Eschrichtius robustus isolate mEscRob2 chromosome 3, mEscRob2.pri, whole genome shotgun sequence DNA contains the following:
- the C4BPB gene encoding C4b-binding protein beta chain — protein sequence MFFWFICCLVDMWLISASDEICPELPPVDNSIFVAKEGEGQILGTYLCNSGYHLVGEKTLFCNASKGWNAPAPECRLGHCPDPLLVNGEFSSLEPVNVNDTITFKCNEHYVLKGSNWSRCLENHTWVPPFPVCKSRDCGPPENPTHGYFEGIDFNSGSTITYYCEARYCLVGTQHQQCVDGEWSSTLPVCELTREAPKPAELELEKALLAFQESEELCKAVENFTQRLKKSGLMMEKVKCSLEIRKADLKAKMLP from the exons atgtttttttggtttatatGCTGTCTTGTGGATATGTGGCTGATTTCTGCCTCAGATG AGATCTGtccagaactccccccagtggaCAATAGCATATTTGTTGCAAAGGAGGGGGAAGGACAAATTCTGGGGACTTACTTATGTAACAGTGGCTACCACCTGGTAGGAGAGAAAACCCTTTTTTGTAATGCATCTAAGGGATGGAATGCCCCCGCTCCCGAGTGCCGCT TGGGCCACTGTCCTGACCCTTTGCTGGTGAATGGTGAGTTTAGTTCCTTGGAGCCTGTGAATGTGAATGACACTATCACGTTTAAGTGCAATGAGCATTACGTCCTCAAGGGCAGCAATTGGAGCCGGTGCCTAGAGAACCACACCTGGGTGCCTCCCTTTCCTGTCTGCAAAAGCA GAGACTGTGGCCCTCCTGAGAATCCAACTCATGGCTATTTTGAAGGAATAGATTTCAACTCAGGATCTACCATAACTTATTACTGTGAAGCGAG GTACTGCCTGGTGGGCACACAGCACCAACAGTGCGTTGATGGAGAGTGGAGCAGTACACTTCCAGTCTGTGAGTTGACCCGAGAAGCTCCCAAACCAGCTGAGTTGGAGTTGGAGAAGGCACTG CTTGCCTTTCAGGAGAGTGAGGAACTTTGCAAAGCCGTAGAGAACTTTACacaaagattaaagaaaagtgGCTTAATGATGGAGAAAGTAAAATGTTCTCTGGAAATAAGGAAAGCTGATTTGAAGGCAAAAATGTTGCCCTGA